Part of the Streptomyces sp. WMMC500 genome is shown below.
CGACGTCTACGAGGCCCTCGCCGTCCGCGGCCGGACCATACCCGCCGGCTCCTGCGCGACCGTCGGCATGGCCGGCCTCACCCTCGGCGGCGGCCACGGGGTGGTCTCGCGCGCGTACGGGCTCACCTGCGACCACCTCCGCGGCGCCACGGTCGTCACCGCCGACGGCAGGACCGTCGAGTGCTCGGCGGACGAGAACGAGGACCTGTTCTGGGCGCTGCGCGGCGCGGGCGGCGGCAACTTCGGCGTCGTCACCGAGCTGCGCTACGAGACCCGCGAGGCCGCGGACGTCGTCGCGGCGAACATGGTGTGGCCCTGGTCCAAGGCGGAGGCGCTGCTGACCACCTGGCAGCAGTGGGGACCCGACCAGCCCGACGAGCTGTGGTCCGCCGTCCACTTCGGCAACACCCGCGGCGGCGAGCCGACGATCTCCGTGGCCGCGCTGTCGCTGGGCACGGAGGACGACATGCACGACGCGGTCGACCTCCTCGCCGACCAGGCCGGCGGCCCCGGGCCGGCCGAGGACGTCTCCATCGGCCCGCAGACGTACCTCCACGCCATGCGTTCGTACGCGGGCTGCGCGGAGGCGAGCCGCGAGCAGTGCCGGCTGCAGGGCGGGGTGCCGGGGCGCAACGCCGTCGGCATCCTGCAGCGGGACACGTTCGCGGCGCGCTCCGACTTCTACGACGAGCCGCTGAGCGCCGGCGGCATCGGCACGCTGCTGGACCGGGCGGAGAAGGCGTCGCGGTCGGCGGACGCGCTGTTCATCCTCACGGCGCTGGGCGGGGCGGTGAACCGGGTGCCGGTGGCGGAGACCGCGTTCGTGCACCGCGGGTCGCGGGTGCTCGCGCAGTACATCTCGTCGTGGGACGAGGGCGAGGACGGCGGTCCCGGCGAGCGGTGGCTCGCGGACACGCACGCGGCGATGCGGACGCACGCCTCGGGCGCGGCGTACCAGAACTACAC
Proteins encoded:
- a CDS encoding FAD-binding oxidoreductase, which produces MLRTALATAAGAGAAGLAGCSGDDDGGKPDPRPGGSGGGTTTGPPDWPALAQTLAGRLVLPGHNDYRVAAQQYNTRFDDLRPAAVAYVDHADDAAECLRFARAAGVPVSVRSGGHSYAGFSSGNGRLVVDVSALSAVDADSDTATVGAGARTIDVYEALAVRGRTIPAGSCATVGMAGLTLGGGHGVVSRAYGLTCDHLRGATVVTADGRTVECSADENEDLFWALRGAGGGNFGVVTELRYETREAADVVAANMVWPWSKAEALLTTWQQWGPDQPDELWSAVHFGNTRGGEPTISVAALSLGTEDDMHDAVDLLADQAGGPGPAEDVSIGPQTYLHAMRSYAGCAEASREQCRLQGGVPGRNAVGILQRDTFAARSDFYDEPLSAGGIGTLLDRAEKASRSADALFILTALGGAVNRVPVAETAFVHRGSRVLAQYISSWDEGEDGGPGERWLADTHAAMRTHASGAAYQNYTDPGLRKWRGAYYGPAAERLAKVKEQYDPERLFDFAQAV